From a single Rhodococcus qingshengii JCM 15477 genomic region:
- a CDS encoding alpha/beta hydrolase — MTIQAEVTTMLATLNAGFPDVTSVPPSELRTLIRNRRAPLTGLPDMLSVENHVIDGPGGDLAIRVFRPHGTSNDVPLVVFAHGGGFVFCDLDSHDEFCRSMAQGVGAVVVAVDYRLAPEHPAPAAHDDVYAAAAWASEHAAEYGSDAGKIALVGDSAGGNLAATVAIAARDRGGPEIALQVLIYPVIDDDFETESYRLYGTGHYNTTAAMEWYWQQYAPEGRDDARVIPTRAETLAGLPSAVVVTAELDPPCSSGDAYAQMLATAGVSVRHHRFEGLFHGFLTIPSLSLTEPARQKLWAMTREALGSE, encoded by the coding sequence ATGACGATTCAAGCGGAAGTCACCACGATGCTCGCAACCCTCAACGCTGGATTCCCGGATGTCACCAGTGTCCCGCCGTCGGAGCTACGAACTCTGATTCGGAACCGACGTGCGCCGCTGACGGGTCTTCCCGACATGCTTTCAGTCGAGAATCACGTAATCGACGGTCCCGGTGGAGATCTGGCAATTCGCGTCTTTCGTCCGCATGGAACCTCGAACGACGTTCCTCTCGTGGTCTTCGCTCACGGGGGCGGTTTCGTGTTCTGCGATCTGGACAGTCACGACGAATTCTGTCGATCGATGGCGCAGGGAGTCGGCGCAGTAGTGGTTGCCGTCGACTATCGGTTGGCGCCGGAGCATCCGGCACCGGCAGCCCACGACGACGTCTACGCCGCGGCGGCGTGGGCCAGCGAGCATGCTGCCGAATACGGTTCCGACGCAGGTAAAATCGCACTTGTGGGCGACAGTGCGGGAGGGAACCTCGCGGCGACCGTGGCTATTGCCGCTCGGGATCGGGGTGGTCCGGAAATCGCCCTTCAGGTTCTCATCTACCCCGTGATCGACGACGACTTCGAAACCGAGTCGTATCGGCTCTACGGCACGGGTCACTACAACACCACCGCAGCGATGGAATGGTACTGGCAGCAGTACGCGCCTGAAGGTCGCGACGACGCCCGTGTGATTCCTACGCGTGCGGAGACGCTCGCCGGTCTTCCGTCTGCTGTCGTCGTGACAGCCGAACTCGATCCGCCGTGTTCGTCAGGTGACGCGTATGCGCAGATGCTCGCGACGGCTGGCGTTTCGGTGCGCCATCATCGCTTCGAAGGATTGTTCCACGGCTTCCTCACTATCCCGTCTTTGTCGCTGACCGAGCCTGCGCGACAGAAGCTTTGGGCGATGACGCGCGAGGCGCTCGGTAGCGAGTAG
- a CDS encoding IclR family transcriptional regulator, with protein sequence MSLQLEVDPATPNAFLDRVSLLLDAFGGRDRLTLAEIVRRTGLPRSSAHRILDHLVQLRWLHRSGRDYTLGLRLVELGSLAVYQDRLHSAAHPHLYELHRRTGLIVEMTILDGSNVVCRAHMAGRFASMIPNRIGFSTRADGTLVGRVLHTFNNERGEAADEVRKTGVGYGRDTPIDGFGTIATPIGPIGVATSALSICGPLRQMPLDERNSPLTGLLRETAASLWRNAGVRTTESMRAQ encoded by the coding sequence ATGTCGCTCCAGCTCGAGGTCGATCCCGCAACGCCGAACGCCTTCCTCGACCGAGTCTCTCTGCTACTGGATGCGTTCGGCGGTCGAGATCGTCTCACCCTCGCCGAGATTGTCCGACGAACCGGGCTTCCAAGGTCTTCAGCCCACCGCATACTCGACCATCTGGTCCAACTTCGGTGGCTGCACCGCAGCGGCCGCGATTACACGCTCGGGTTGCGGCTCGTGGAACTCGGCTCGTTGGCCGTGTACCAGGACAGACTTCACTCAGCTGCGCATCCGCACCTGTACGAATTGCACCGGCGTACCGGACTGATCGTCGAGATGACGATTCTCGACGGCTCAAATGTGGTGTGCCGCGCCCACATGGCAGGTCGTTTCGCCAGCATGATTCCGAATCGGATCGGTTTCAGCACGCGCGCAGACGGAACTCTCGTCGGCAGGGTCCTCCACACCTTCAACAACGAGCGAGGAGAGGCGGCCGACGAGGTCCGAAAAACCGGCGTGGGATACGGCCGTGACACGCCGATCGACGGATTCGGCACGATCGCCACTCCGATCGGCCCGATCGGCGTCGCGACCTCCGCGCTGTCGATCTGCGGACCGCTCCGACAAATGCCGCTCGACGAGCGAAACTCGCCTCTCACCGGGCTTCTTCGGGAAACAGCCGCTTCCCTGTGGCGAAATGCGGGCGTCCGGACCACCGAAAGCATGCGAGCTCAGTAG
- a CDS encoding PadR family transcriptional regulator: MLTFGEELSGSDLKSWADWSIGFYYWSPSVSQVYTELKKLETLGFVSSREVSESGGRRRRVFTITESGIEALRSWSRRSEIETPVLKHGVMLRLWVGHLNDPDQLKSIVLDHIDNLEAKKLKAIEHADNSENEPAWAFTEMSLRWIGRHFQMEIDLAAQLLDDIDEAAARFAQGDANALGLPQPVNAGSWKLI; encoded by the coding sequence ATGCTCACATTCGGAGAAGAACTCAGTGGCAGCGATCTGAAAAGCTGGGCCGACTGGAGCATCGGGTTCTATTACTGGAGCCCGTCGGTGAGCCAGGTCTATACCGAGCTCAAAAAGCTGGAAACGCTGGGATTCGTCAGTTCGCGGGAGGTTTCGGAGTCGGGTGGGCGTCGTCGACGAGTGTTCACGATAACCGAATCCGGTATCGAGGCTCTCAGATCATGGTCACGCCGATCGGAGATCGAAACCCCCGTTCTCAAACATGGAGTGATGTTGAGACTGTGGGTCGGCCACCTCAACGACCCCGATCAGCTCAAGTCGATAGTGCTCGATCACATCGACAACCTCGAGGCAAAGAAGCTCAAGGCAATCGAACACGCCGATAACTCGGAGAATGAACCCGCCTGGGCATTTACCGAGATGAGTCTGCGATGGATAGGCCGCCATTTTCAGATGGAGATCGACCTCGCCGCTCAGTTGCTCGATGACATCGATGAGGCCGCCGCTCGATTCGCGCAAGGCGACGCCAACGCTCTCGGCTTGCCGCAGCCCGTCAATGCCGGTAGTTGGAAGTTGATCTGA
- a CDS encoding cytochrome P450: MTSPVGSERAVHDTTDWLRTGLVDPTEPGFLSDPYARYAIAREVAPVQQHSNGVYMLFAYDDVKRALADKSLSSSEQYALEAPRNMRIKAAGGSDAYLLRPSLSKLDPPDHLALRKLLARPFTPRAIKRYDARAKEIVDELLADHGRGSEIELVTEVAHPLPIRLVCEIFGIPVPADTDTMFEWTRKGLNLLDPFLTAEQTSDYISAQRDFSAHLQDVIAWKRNNLGDDILSDFISAGDEGEIIGPDQVAATVQTLVIAGLDTTVNQVGLTMNALMGHRDQWERLVDDRALLDHAVEEVLRYEPTAQLMIRIAPEDYAVGDAVIPAGNHIVTWLASANRDETRFGPNADRLDWSRSNIRDHITFGHGAHACLGAWLARLEIKTILKALIDKAPKTELVDGGVTWGGTAFIRGVSELRLNLF; encoded by the coding sequence ATGACTTCGCCGGTGGGTTCGGAGCGTGCGGTTCATGACACAACGGATTGGCTCAGAACGGGATTGGTCGATCCAACGGAGCCAGGCTTCCTGTCCGATCCGTACGCGCGGTACGCGATTGCGCGAGAAGTTGCTCCGGTACAACAGCATTCGAATGGCGTATACATGCTTTTCGCCTACGACGACGTGAAACGCGCACTGGCGGACAAGTCGCTGAGTTCGTCGGAACAGTATGCACTCGAGGCACCGCGCAATATGCGGATCAAGGCGGCCGGTGGCAGCGACGCCTACTTGTTGCGCCCATCGTTGTCGAAGCTGGATCCACCGGACCATCTGGCATTGCGCAAGCTACTGGCGCGCCCGTTCACGCCCAGGGCAATCAAGCGTTACGACGCGCGGGCGAAGGAAATCGTCGACGAGTTGCTTGCCGATCATGGACGGGGCTCCGAGATCGAGCTGGTGACGGAAGTTGCTCATCCGCTACCGATTCGCCTTGTCTGCGAAATTTTCGGTATCCCCGTACCTGCCGACACCGATACGATGTTCGAGTGGACCCGTAAGGGACTCAACCTACTCGATCCGTTTCTGACTGCCGAGCAGACCAGCGACTACATTTCCGCTCAGCGTGATTTCTCGGCACACCTTCAGGACGTTATCGCTTGGAAGCGCAACAATCTTGGCGACGACATCCTGTCGGACTTCATCTCCGCCGGCGACGAAGGCGAGATAATCGGGCCGGATCAAGTTGCCGCTACCGTGCAGACTTTGGTCATCGCCGGACTGGACACCACAGTCAATCAGGTCGGTCTCACCATGAATGCACTTATGGGCCATCGTGATCAGTGGGAACGACTCGTCGACGACAGGGCACTGCTCGATCACGCGGTAGAAGAAGTCCTGCGCTATGAGCCGACGGCGCAGTTGATGATTCGCATTGCTCCCGAGGATTACGCGGTGGGAGATGCGGTGATTCCGGCCGGAAATCACATTGTGACGTGGCTGGCGTCGGCAAATCGCGATGAAACTCGATTCGGTCCGAACGCGGACAGATTGGACTGGTCGAGGTCAAATATCCGGGACCACATCACGTTCGGTCACGGTGCGCACGCTTGCCTCGGTGCGTGGTTGGCCCGGCTGGAGATCAAGACCATCCTGAAGGCGTTGATCGACAAAGCGCCGAAGACCGAGCTCGTCGACGGTGGAGTGACGTGGGGTGGCACGGCCTTTATCCGCGGTGTCTCCGAACTGCGATTGAACCTTTTCTGA
- a CDS encoding NADP-dependent oxidoreductase produces MTEYVNRAVRVVRAPRGLPVVEDFRIDEVPIRPPADGEVLFRAHYLSIDPAIRRRLPSTSSAPGPLGAVAGIGDVVLAGVVPAHSGLDGIAVGEVISSRHPDFAAGDLVRGGTHWQVYHTIKGAALDRIPRENRASLGDELGILGQPGFVAHCGMRLVADVRERDTVVVSAAGGAVGMVAGQIAKLAGARVIGIAGGEKTEYVVEELGFDACIDRKTANIGEQLDELCPKGVDVYFDNVGGSITRAVFDRMADFGRVVVCGMISEYNQDESEVGPPLRPVLRKRLRIEGFICYDHYDRYPEYRAWASARIAEGGLRYRNDVTEGIENAPAALIGQLSGHNRGKQLVMI; encoded by the coding sequence ATGACCGAATATGTGAACCGCGCTGTGCGAGTCGTTCGAGCTCCCCGCGGCTTGCCTGTCGTAGAAGATTTTCGGATCGACGAGGTCCCGATCCGGCCGCCCGCGGACGGCGAAGTTCTGTTCCGCGCCCACTATCTTTCGATCGATCCGGCGATACGAAGACGCCTACCGTCCACCAGCTCTGCCCCCGGGCCGTTGGGAGCTGTTGCCGGTATCGGCGACGTCGTCTTGGCTGGAGTAGTGCCTGCGCACTCCGGTTTGGACGGCATCGCAGTCGGCGAAGTGATTTCTTCGCGGCATCCTGACTTTGCGGCAGGTGATTTGGTTCGAGGCGGCACGCACTGGCAGGTTTATCACACAATCAAAGGCGCTGCCCTGGACCGCATACCGAGGGAGAATCGAGCTTCCCTAGGAGATGAACTCGGAATTCTAGGACAGCCAGGATTTGTCGCACACTGCGGAATGCGGTTGGTCGCCGACGTCCGAGAGCGAGACACAGTCGTGGTTTCGGCGGCCGGCGGAGCAGTCGGCATGGTTGCAGGCCAAATCGCGAAGCTGGCGGGCGCCCGGGTGATCGGAATCGCCGGGGGTGAGAAGACCGAATACGTTGTGGAGGAATTGGGGTTCGACGCCTGCATAGATAGGAAGACGGCGAACATCGGCGAGCAGTTGGACGAATTGTGTCCGAAGGGCGTCGACGTCTATTTCGACAACGTCGGAGGCTCGATCACGCGAGCGGTTTTCGATCGCATGGCCGATTTCGGAAGGGTCGTCGTGTGCGGAATGATCAGCGAATACAACCAGGATGAAAGCGAAGTCGGGCCTCCCCTACGCCCTGTACTACGCAAACGTCTACGCATCGAAGGGTTCATCTGCTACGACCACTACGACCGGTACCCGGAGTACCGGGCGTGGGCGTCCGCTCGAATCGCCGAAGGTGGACTGCGCTACCGCAACGATGTCACCGAGGGCATCGAAAATGCCCCAGCGGCCTTGATCGGGCAGCTTTCGGGGCACAACCGGGGGAAGCAGTTGGTGATGATTTGA
- a CDS encoding TerC family protein, with protein MNVPMWAWAAFAAVIVVMLLIDLLAHRGAHVIGFKEAAWWSALWVGLSLVFAVVVTLTLGVNSGVEFTTAWLLEKSLSVDNLFVFALIFGYFKVPREYQHRVLFFGVIGALIFRGIFLAAGVAVVSKFTAVLFVFAAILLYSAYKLLKDDDENFDPGTSLAVRLLRKIMPVREEYAGTKFFVKEAGKRVATPLFAVVVAIEAADLVFAVDSVPAVLAVSDDPFIVYSSNAFAILGLRALYFLLSGLLEKFHYLSKGLSIILAFIGVKLIMQASHKVISTSIPEIPSLVSLAVIIVVLAGSIILSLKKPLPEEPEAEEVATGDAPIDLEKSGPDGSIEKSGVQLATGERDDDDDKVDARPRG; from the coding sequence ATGAACGTTCCCATGTGGGCGTGGGCCGCGTTCGCCGCAGTCATCGTCGTCATGTTGCTCATCGACCTGCTCGCCCACCGCGGCGCGCACGTCATCGGCTTCAAGGAAGCGGCCTGGTGGAGTGCACTCTGGGTCGGTTTGTCTCTCGTATTCGCGGTGGTCGTCACCCTGACCTTGGGGGTGAACTCGGGCGTCGAATTCACCACGGCCTGGCTGTTGGAGAAGAGCCTCTCCGTCGACAACCTCTTCGTGTTCGCCCTGATCTTCGGTTACTTCAAGGTGCCCCGTGAATACCAGCACCGCGTGTTGTTCTTCGGTGTCATCGGCGCCCTGATCTTCCGCGGTATCTTCCTCGCCGCCGGCGTTGCCGTGGTCAGCAAGTTCACGGCCGTGCTGTTCGTCTTCGCCGCCATCCTGCTCTACAGCGCCTACAAGCTGCTCAAGGACGACGACGAGAACTTCGATCCGGGAACCTCGCTGGCGGTTCGCTTGCTGCGCAAGATCATGCCGGTCCGTGAGGAATACGCAGGAACCAAGTTCTTCGTCAAGGAAGCCGGAAAGCGCGTCGCAACACCACTGTTCGCCGTCGTCGTCGCCATCGAAGCTGCCGACCTCGTGTTCGCAGTCGACAGTGTCCCGGCAGTGCTGGCAGTGAGTGACGATCCATTCATCGTGTACTCCAGCAACGCGTTTGCGATCTTGGGTCTGCGTGCCCTGTACTTCCTGCTCTCGGGCCTGCTCGAGAAGTTCCACTACCTGTCCAAGGGTCTGTCGATCATCCTCGCCTTCATCGGCGTGAAGCTGATCATGCAGGCCAGCCACAAGGTGATCAGCACGTCGATCCCCGAGATTCCCTCACTGGTCAGCCTCGCGGTGATCATCGTGGTGTTGGCAGGCTCGATCATCCTGAGTCTCAAGAAGCCGCTACCGGAAGAGCCTGAGGCCGAAGAGGTTGCGACCGGTGATGCACCGATCGACCTCGAGAAGTCAGGTCCTGACGGCAGCATCGAGAAATCCGGCGTCCAGCTCGCAACCGGCGAGCGCGACGACGATGACGACAAGGTAGATGCTCGGCCCAGAGGCTGA
- a CDS encoding PucR family transcriptional regulator has product MDTSELDGWIANLAPIYLQPEVIDGFVQRIDDAIAVANPEVAGDRELRRDVDASTAAQLRVIVAAIAGGSQEVTPPPESVALALTVARRGMDLRVLLKIYGAGRLAMLGFVDESIEALPIGPELKRALLVRVWGSAMRWLEVTTELLVATYAKERESLARGAFARRSETVHAIVAGEALHSDEVSQILDYPMRRHHTAFVLWTDDTDPAADVLARLDSYARSFVDESNAERVLTLPSGAREVWSWVAHFDDHEWAALDRARNSDLRVAVGASGYGMEGFARSHREALAAQRIAVRSTGSPGVTVYEDVQVPCLLTEDLDELRALVARELKGLAGADGVTTRIRDTVRVYYENNCTAAATAVALGLHKNTVRYRLDQAEKLLDRSVDQRRLPTELALIALESYGAALLANP; this is encoded by the coding sequence ATGGACACATCGGAGTTGGACGGCTGGATTGCAAATCTCGCGCCCATCTATCTCCAGCCGGAGGTGATCGACGGTTTCGTTCAACGCATCGACGACGCCATTGCGGTGGCCAATCCTGAAGTGGCGGGTGATCGGGAGCTACGACGCGATGTGGATGCGAGCACTGCGGCGCAGCTTCGCGTCATCGTGGCCGCGATCGCGGGCGGTTCCCAGGAGGTCACGCCGCCGCCGGAGTCGGTTGCGCTTGCACTCACCGTTGCCAGGCGCGGTATGGATCTTCGAGTCCTGCTCAAGATCTACGGTGCCGGACGCCTCGCGATGCTGGGCTTCGTCGACGAGTCGATAGAAGCACTTCCGATCGGTCCGGAACTCAAGCGCGCACTTCTGGTCCGAGTGTGGGGTTCGGCGATGAGATGGCTGGAAGTGACCACCGAATTGTTGGTGGCAACGTATGCGAAGGAGCGTGAGAGCTTGGCGCGCGGCGCTTTTGCGCGTCGGTCCGAGACGGTGCACGCGATTGTCGCAGGCGAAGCACTTCACTCCGATGAGGTGTCGCAGATTCTCGACTACCCGATGCGGCGCCACCACACTGCGTTTGTTCTCTGGACGGACGACACCGATCCGGCCGCCGACGTATTGGCCCGATTGGACTCGTATGCGCGTTCCTTTGTGGACGAGTCGAATGCCGAGCGCGTGCTGACGCTGCCTTCGGGGGCGCGCGAGGTGTGGTCGTGGGTCGCGCATTTCGACGACCATGAGTGGGCGGCGCTCGATCGTGCTCGGAATTCGGACCTCCGTGTCGCGGTGGGGGCCAGCGGTTACGGAATGGAAGGATTCGCGCGCAGTCACCGCGAGGCTCTCGCCGCGCAGCGCATCGCGGTCCGTTCGACGGGTTCGCCGGGGGTCACCGTCTACGAAGATGTTCAGGTTCCCTGTCTGCTCACCGAAGATCTGGACGAACTGCGTGCGTTGGTGGCCCGGGAATTGAAAGGACTCGCCGGCGCGGACGGTGTCACGACGCGTATCCGTGACACCGTTCGGGTCTATTACGAGAACAATTGCACTGCAGCCGCTACCGCCGTGGCGCTCGGTCTGCACAAGAACACCGTGCGGTATCGACTCGATCAGGCCGAAAAGCTGTTAGACCGCAGCGTGGACCAGCGTCGGCTGCCAACAGAGTTGGCGCTCATCGCGCTGGAGAGCTACGGAGCCGCCCTCCTGGCGAACCCGTGA
- a CDS encoding SDR family oxidoreductase produces the protein MNKPFDGQVVVITGGARGIGYATAKRLISLGATVAIGDIDEATLARAAKDLGIRTFGRLDVTDPASFFDFLDTVEGELGPIDVLVNNAGIMPVGRIVDEDDSVTRRIIEIDVLGVITGTKLALRRMLPRGRGHVINIASLAGELPCPGLSTYCGAKHAVLGFTDSVRKEVRGTGVHISSVLPTLTNTQLTSGTSGMKGFREVQPEEIAEAVVGLITKPRPRVRITRVSGLLVQAQGFFPRRPYEALSRLFGVETQFLGDVDTAARAAYEERARAS, from the coding sequence ATGAACAAACCTTTCGACGGTCAGGTAGTGGTCATCACCGGCGGCGCCCGGGGCATCGGATACGCCACCGCGAAGCGGCTGATCAGCCTGGGTGCGACGGTCGCGATCGGCGACATCGACGAAGCCACTCTCGCGCGAGCAGCCAAGGATTTGGGCATCCGCACGTTCGGGCGCCTCGACGTCACCGACCCCGCCTCGTTCTTCGACTTCCTCGACACCGTCGAAGGTGAACTCGGCCCGATCGACGTGCTGGTCAACAATGCGGGCATCATGCCGGTCGGACGGATCGTCGACGAGGACGACTCCGTGACCAGACGCATCATCGAGATCGACGTCCTCGGCGTGATCACGGGAACCAAGCTCGCATTGCGACGGATGCTTCCGCGCGGACGTGGACACGTCATCAACATCGCTTCGCTTGCAGGCGAACTCCCGTGCCCCGGTTTGTCGACGTACTGCGGCGCCAAGCATGCGGTGTTGGGCTTCACCGATTCTGTCCGCAAGGAAGTTCGTGGCACCGGAGTTCACATCTCGTCCGTGCTGCCGACGCTCACCAACACCCAACTCACCTCGGGCACTTCGGGAATGAAGGGATTCCGAGAGGTTCAGCCGGAGGAAATCGCCGAAGCCGTCGTCGGCTTGATCACCAAACCGCGTCCACGCGTACGTATTACGCGGGTGTCCGGGCTGCTCGTGCAGGCACAGGGCTTCTTCCCCCGGCGGCCGTACGAGGCATTGAGCCGACTGTTCGGCGTCGAGACGCAGTTTCTCGGCGACGTCGACACCGCGGCACGTGCTGCCTACGAAGAACGCGCCCGCGCAAGCTGA
- a CDS encoding PucR family transcriptional regulator, producing MSRTGVPDDAIRRVAAAGADDAGGLPVELLGDFLDVLSDAVCEGKPLQRRQLHRFRARGEEAAQQGVALRALLDLYLSSAWRLWRELPAVIAAQSDPNAVVAAGEVMLRAVDDAVAELAEGFQLARRSLVRSQVSARREFVDDLLTGGADVVGLLDRASGFGLHLSGPHAVAVVTAAREFTDDNPLVRAVERAVLGSKGDADALVASKSGKLVVVFAAPDRDAVDHVLAGIRSALGPGTDDVGRVQLQRRPLDGTWQIAVGRPRTTASGVVASYREALDALDLAQRLSLTAPIIDARDLLVYRVLVNDRPAVTDLIHTLLTPLLEARGGAGPMIDTLLAYFSAGGNTAKTARDLHLSVRAVTYRLDRIRELTGQNVNDPNDSFALHAAVLGAKLLDWPATELT from the coding sequence GTGAGCCGAACCGGGGTACCTGACGACGCCATACGCCGGGTTGCCGCGGCGGGGGCCGATGACGCCGGTGGCCTGCCCGTCGAACTGCTGGGTGATTTCCTCGACGTGCTCAGCGACGCTGTCTGTGAAGGGAAACCGCTGCAGCGTCGCCAGCTGCACCGCTTCCGCGCTCGCGGGGAAGAAGCAGCGCAGCAGGGTGTCGCCTTGCGAGCCCTGCTCGATCTGTATCTCTCCTCGGCCTGGCGTCTGTGGCGTGAACTGCCTGCTGTTATTGCGGCACAATCGGATCCGAATGCCGTCGTCGCGGCCGGCGAAGTGATGCTGCGTGCCGTCGACGATGCCGTCGCCGAACTGGCCGAAGGGTTTCAGTTGGCCAGACGTTCTCTGGTCCGCTCGCAGGTATCGGCACGCCGCGAGTTCGTCGACGACTTGTTGACGGGCGGCGCTGACGTCGTCGGATTGTTGGATCGCGCTTCAGGATTCGGTCTCCACCTCAGTGGTCCGCATGCCGTGGCGGTAGTGACCGCCGCCCGTGAGTTCACCGACGACAACCCTTTGGTGCGCGCCGTCGAACGTGCCGTTCTGGGTAGCAAGGGTGACGCCGACGCGTTGGTCGCCAGCAAGAGCGGCAAACTGGTGGTCGTTTTCGCGGCGCCGGATCGCGATGCCGTCGACCACGTGCTGGCAGGGATTCGGTCGGCTCTCGGACCGGGGACCGATGACGTTGGGCGAGTGCAGTTGCAGCGGCGTCCTTTGGACGGCACGTGGCAGATCGCTGTCGGGCGCCCTCGAACCACCGCTTCGGGCGTGGTGGCGTCGTACCGGGAGGCGCTGGACGCACTGGACCTGGCGCAGCGCCTGTCGTTGACCGCACCGATCATCGATGCTCGTGACCTGCTGGTCTACCGGGTTCTGGTCAACGACAGACCGGCGGTCACCGACCTGATCCACACCCTTCTCACACCGCTGCTCGAGGCGCGTGGTGGCGCTGGACCGATGATCGACACACTGCTCGCGTACTTTTCCGCCGGCGGCAATACGGCTAAGACCGCCCGAGACCTGCATTTGTCCGTCCGCGCCGTGACGTACCGGTTGGACCGCATCCGTGAACTCACCGGTCAGAACGTCAACGATCCCAACGACAGCTTCGCGCTCCACGCTGCCGTACTGGGTGCGAAGCTGCTCGACTGGCCGGCCACCGAGCTGACCTGA
- a CDS encoding acetyl-CoA hydrolase/transferase family protein, with amino-acid sequence MSSTFGETGHNATSNRIRATAFASKVMSASDAVKFINPGDTVAISGFASAGTPKVVIPALAERIHRTRGNGSNFTINLLTGASVSTETERLLAEVDGIALRMPYQSEATARRRINDGRMDYVDIHLSHVAQQVWEGYYGNVDVAVVEVAGITESGELIPSASIGNNKTWLDVADRVILEVNSWVPEAMEGIHDVYYGTALPPHRKPLEIIRVEDRIGQTTFRVDPTKVVAVVETNCRDSASPLTAPDAVSEAIAGHVLEFFDFEVRAGRMPADTLLPLQAGIGNVANAVLGGLDRGPYRGLTCYSEVIQDGMLKLIKDGTVAHASSTALALTEEGIEELTANIDFYRHHITLRPQEISNHPEVVRRLGIIAMNGMLEADIYGNVNSTHVMGTKIMNGIGGSGDFARNGYVSMFLSPSTARGGEISAIVPMVPHVDHTEHDTQVLVTEQGLADLRGLSPRRRARLIVDKCAHPEFRPLLHDYIARADAQPGAGQTPHILGEAFSFHQRYIDTGSMRLS; translated from the coding sequence GTGAGTTCAACCTTCGGTGAGACCGGACACAACGCCACCTCCAACCGCATTCGCGCCACAGCGTTTGCGTCGAAGGTGATGTCCGCGTCCGACGCCGTGAAGTTCATCAACCCGGGCGACACCGTCGCGATCAGCGGTTTCGCAAGCGCCGGTACACCAAAGGTTGTCATTCCGGCCCTGGCCGAGCGCATTCACCGGACCCGCGGCAACGGATCGAACTTCACGATCAATCTCCTGACCGGCGCTTCTGTGTCCACCGAGACCGAAAGGCTGCTCGCGGAGGTCGACGGAATCGCGCTGCGCATGCCGTATCAGTCCGAGGCCACCGCACGTCGCCGGATCAACGACGGTCGTATGGACTACGTGGACATCCATCTCTCCCACGTGGCTCAGCAGGTGTGGGAGGGCTACTACGGCAACGTAGACGTCGCGGTGGTCGAGGTCGCCGGTATCACCGAATCAGGGGAATTGATTCCCTCCGCGTCGATTGGCAACAACAAGACCTGGCTGGACGTCGCCGACAGGGTCATCCTCGAAGTCAACTCGTGGGTGCCCGAGGCGATGGAAGGTATTCACGACGTCTATTACGGCACCGCGCTGCCGCCGCATCGCAAGCCGCTCGAGATCATTCGTGTCGAGGACCGGATCGGCCAGACCACGTTCCGAGTGGATCCCACGAAGGTTGTGGCCGTTGTCGAGACCAACTGCCGTGACAGCGCGAGCCCTCTCACTGCACCCGATGCCGTCAGTGAGGCGATCGCCGGCCACGTCCTGGAATTCTTCGACTTCGAGGTGCGCGCCGGACGGATGCCGGCCGATACGTTGCTTCCGCTGCAGGCGGGCATCGGCAATGTCGCCAACGCGGTGCTCGGAGGGCTCGATCGGGGGCCGTATCGCGGCCTGACCTGCTACTCCGAGGTCATCCAGGACGGGATGCTGAAGCTGATCAAGGACGGAACCGTCGCGCATGCGTCGTCGACGGCTTTGGCGCTCACCGAAGAGGGCATCGAAGAACTGACCGCGAACATCGACTTCTACCGCCACCACATCACGCTCCGTCCGCAGGAGATCAGCAACCACCCGGAGGTGGTGCGCAGGCTCGGAATCATCGCCATGAACGGCATGCTCGAGGCCGACATCTACGGCAACGTGAACTCGACGCACGTCATGGGGACGAAGATCATGAACGGAATCGGCGGCTCGGGGGACTTCGCCCGCAACGGCTACGTGTCCATGTTCCTGAGCCCGTCGACGGCCCGCGGCGGTGAGATCTCGGCGATCGTGCCGATGGTTCCGCACGTCGACCACACCGAGCACGACACTCAGGTGTTGGTGACCGAGCAGGGGTTGGCGGATCTGCGCGGTCTGTCGCCGCGGCGACGCGCGCGCCTGATCGTCGACAAGTGTGCTCACCCGGAATTCCGCCCACTGCTCCACGATTACATCGCTCGCGCCGACGCTCAACCGGGTGCGGGGCAGACGCCGCACATCCTGGGCGAGGCATTCTCGTTCCATCAGCGGTACATCGACACGGGTTCGATGCGCCTTTCGTGA